The DNA segment TGTAAAGGAAATGAGTCGAATGGCGAAGATGATGGATGCTTTGCTTGGGAAGGAGCACTAAAAGTATGGACAAAATTCGGTTAAACAGAATGAAATTTTATGGGTATCATGGGGTCTTTGCTGAAGAGCAAAAGCTAGGTCAACGTTTTCAGGTCGATTTAACACTTGAGCTTGATTTATCAGAGGCCGCATCCACAGATGACCTAACTAAGTCAATTGATTATGGGGACGTTTATGCAAGAGTTCAGAAAATCATAGAGGGGGAACCCAAGCAGCTCCTAGAAGCTGTGGCAGACTCCATCACAAAAGAATTGTTTTCTGCATATCCCATTTTAAATCAATGTACAGTCGTATTGATTAAGCCAGACCCTCCAATACCAGGCCACTACGACTCTGTATCAATAGAGATGACAAGGGTTAGAGCAGGTAATGCCTAACGTATATATATCGCTTGGCTCAAATATGGAGAGTCGAATTGGTTATTTAGAGAAAGCGATAAGTAAGCTGCGATTAATGAAGGATAGTGAAGTGACAGCTGTCTCTTCCATCTATGAGACGGATCCCGTTGGGTATGTCGATCAGCCGTCCTTCTTAAATCTAGTTGTCTGTTTGAACACGACCCTGTCGCCGATTGAGCTTTTAGCAGAAACGCAACAAATCGAGAATCAGTTGGGGAGAAAGCGCGAAATTAGATGGGGACCAAGAACAATAGACCTTGACATTCTTCTATATGATCAAGAAAATATGAAGATGGAGAGTCTAACCCTTCCACACCCAAGAATGTGGCAACGTTCATTTGTTATTATCCCATTACTTGAGCTTGCTCCCGATTTGAGCTTTGACTTACAGGGAGTGACTCTAAAAGAAGTGTATAATCAACTACAGGACAAAGAGGGTGTACGAATGTGGAAACCTTAAACTGGGGCAGGCGTATTCGTGCATTTCGTAAATTGAAGGGGTACACTCAAGAAAGCTTTGCTAAAGAAATTGGGGTATCCGTTTCTGTGTTAGGCGAAATAGAACGTGATACACGCAGCCCGGATGAACAGTTGATTGGTCACATTGCATCTATATTAGGTATATCAATTGAAGAATTACGCCCTTAATGCTTTTGAAAGACAAAGGGAGAACAACTATAGAGAAGTAACTGGTAACCTGGCTACTATCATTTAGGAGATGAAGAAGGCATGAGTGAAGAACTAGAATTGCATGATTTGTTAGCAGTACGACGTGACAAATTAAAGCAGCTTGAAGAGCAAGGAATTGATGCGTTCGGACATAAATTTGAACGTACGCACTCCTCAGTACAAATGACGGAGGAGTTTGATGAGTTCTCTAAGGATGAGCTCAGTGAAAAAGATGCACCAGCTGTTTTAGCTGGTCGTGTAATGACTAAGCGCGGTAAAGGGAAAGCGGGATTTGCTCATATTCAGGACTTAACTGGACAAATCCAAATCTATGTTCGTAAAGATGCTATAGGAGAAGACCAATATGCATTATTTAACTCACTTGATATTGGGGACATCGTTGGTGTGTCAGGTACAGCGTTTAAAACAAATGTAGGAGAACTATCATTAAAAGTAACCGATTTGAAGCTTTTAAGTAAGTCGCTACGTCCACTACCTGATAAATTCCACGGATTAAAAGATGTTGAACAACGCTACCGTCAGCGCTATGTTGATTTGATCGTAACGCCTGATGTGCGTGATACATTTATTGTACGCAGCCGTATCCTACAATCGATGCGCAGATATTTAGATGATCAAGGATATTTAGAAGTAGAAACACCGATGATGCACTCAATAGCTGGAGGAGCATCAGCTAAACCATTTATTACTCACCATAATACACTTGATATGACTCTCTACATGCGTATTGCGATTGAATTGCACCTTAAGAGACTTATTGTCGGTGGACTCGAGAAAGTATACGAAATTGGTCGTGTCTTCAGAAATGAAGGGGTATCAACACGTCATAACCCTGAATTTACAATGATTGAATTGTATGAAGCATATGCAGATTATAAAGACATCATGGCCTTAACAGAAAATCTCGTTGCTCATATTGCAAAAGAAGTATTAGGTTCAACGGTTATTCAATATGGTGATTACGAGGTAGACCTTACTCCTGAATGGAGAAGAGTTCATATGGTAGATGCTATTAAAGAACAAACAGGTGTAGACTTCTGGAAGCAAATGACGGACGAAGAGGCTCGTGAACTTGCTAAAGAGCACAACGTTCCTGTTAAAGAAACGATGAGCTATGGTCATGTGGTTAACGAATTCTTTGAACACTTTGTCGAAGAAACATTGATTCAACCGACGTTTATTTATGGACATCCTCTGGCTATTTCTCCATTGGCTAAGAAAAATCCAGAAGACGAGAGATTCACAGACCGCTTTGAGTTATTTATCGTTGGGCGTGAACACGCAAATGCGTTTACCGAATTAAATGATCCAATCGATCAACGTGCACGATTTGAACAACAATTAGTTGAACGTGAGCAGGGTGACGATGAAGCACACATGATGGATGATGACTTTATTGAAGCTCTTGAATATGGTATGCCTCCTACAGGTGGTCTAGGAATTGGTATTGACCGTCTTGTAATGCTACTTACGAATTCTCCTTCTATTCGTGATGTTCTTCTCTTCCCTCAAATGAGAAACAAAGAGTAGGGAAGTAGACATAGGTAATGGCTTCACTTGCTATAGCTAATAGTTAAGTGGAGCCACTACATATGCATTTTGAAATTCTTTTAATTATTTTTCGAAAAGTAGTTGCATTCTTTTTACCAGGGTGGTATATTATTTCTTGTCGCCAAGAACGAAACGGCGTCGAAAAAATACTTGTTGACAAGTTAAATGAGATTTGTTAACATTGAAAAGTCGCAAAGAACAGCGGCAAACAAGTTCTTTGAAAACTGAACAAAAGCCAAGCGTACGAAGAGATACAAGATATCTCATAAGTATAAAAAAGTCGTAGTGTAAGCTACGCAATTGGAAAGTTGATGGTAACATCAACGCCAGCAGTTGAGCAATCAACTCACCACTTTTATGGAGAGTTTGATCCTGGCTCAGGACGAACGCTGGCGGCGTGCCTAATACATGCAAGTCGAGCGGACGTTTTTGAAGCTTGCTTCAAAAACGTTAGCGGCGGACGGGTGAGTAACACGTGGGCAACCTACCTTATCGACTGGGATAACTCCGGGAAACCGGGGCTAATACCGGATAACATCTAGCACCTCCTGGTGCCGGATTAAAAGAGGGCTTCTTGCTCTCACGATGAGATGGGCCCGCGGCGCATTAGCTAGTTGGAGAGGTAACGGCTCCCCAAGGCGACGATGCGTAGCCGACCTGAGAGGGTGATCGGCCACACTGGGACTGAGACACGGCCCAGACTCCTACGGGAGGCAGCAGTAGGGAATCTTCCGCAATGGACGAAAGTCTGACGGAGCAACGCCGCGTGAGTGATGAAGGGTTTCGGCTCGTAAAGCTCTGTTATGAGGGAAGAACACGTACCGTTCGAATAGGGCGGTACCTTGACGGTACCTCATCAGAAAGCCACGGCTAACTACGTGCCAGCAGCCGCGGTAATACGTAGGTGGCAAGCGTTGTCCGGAATTATTGGGCGTAAAGCGCGCGCAGGCGGCCTTTTAAGTCTGATGTGAAATCTTGCGGCTCAACCGCAAGCGGCCATTGGAAACTGGGAGGCTTGAGTACAGAAGAGGAGAGTGGAATTCCACGTGTAGCGGTGAAATGCGTAGATATGTGGAGGAACACCAGTGGCGAAGGCGACTCTCTGGTCTGTAACTGACGCTGAGGCGCGAAAGCGTGGGGAGCAAACAGGATTAGATACCCTGGTAGTCCACGCCGTAAACGATGAGTGCTAGGTGTTAGGGGTTTCGATGCCCGTAGTGCCGAAGTTAACACATTAAGCACTCCGCCTGGGGAGTACGGCCGCAAGGCTGAAACTCAAAGGAATTGACGGGGGCCCGCACAAGCAGTGGAGCATGTGGTTTAATTCGAAGCAACGCGAAGAACCTTACCAGGTCTTGACATCCTTTGACCACTCTGGAGACAGAGCTTCCCCTTCGGGGGCAAAGTGACAGGTGGTGCATGGTTGTCGTCAGCTCGTGTCGTGAGATGTTGGGTTAAGTCCCGCAACGAGCGCAACCCTTGACCTTAGTTGCCAGCATTCAGTTGGGCACTCTAAGGTGACTGCCGGTGACAAACCGGAGGAAGGTGGGGATGACGTCAAATCATCATGCCCCTTATGACCTGGGCTACACACGTGCTACAATGGATGGTACAAAGGGTTGCGAAGCCGCGAGGTGAAGCCAATCCCATAAAGCCATTCTCAGTTCGGATTGTAGGCTGCAACTCGCCTGCATGAAGCTGGAATTGCTAGTAATCGCGGATCAGCATGCCGCGGTGAATACGTTCCCGGGCCTTGTACACACCGCCCGTCACACCACGAGAGTTTGTAACACCCGAAGTCGGTGAGGTAACCTTTTGGAGCCAGCCGCCGAAGGTGGGACAGATGATTGGGGTGAAGTCGTAACAAGGTAGCCGTATCGGAAGGTGCGGCTGGATCACCTCCTTTCTAGGGAGTTTTACTTCTAGTCGATCACACAGTTTATCTGATGTGAATACGCTTTGGCTTTTGTTCGGTTTTGAATGAACTTATTCATTCAAACGAAGACCGACTTTCTGTCGGCATGGTTCTTTGAAAACTAAATCGTGCAATGCAAAACACACACAACGCAATCATCGTTAGATGAAAGCGAGTCTATATACACCATACTTGATGAATGACATCTTGCGATGTTCTGAAATTAACTTGGTTAAGTTATGAAGGGCGCACGGTGAATGCCTTGGCACTAGGAGCCGAAGAAGGACGCGACGAACGGCGAAACGCCTCGGGGAGCTGTAAGTGAGCTTTGATCCGAGGATATCCGAATGGGGGAACCCACCATTTTTAATCGAATGGTACCCGTATCTGAATACATAGGATACGAGGAGGCAGACCCGGGGAACTGAAACATCTAAGTACCCGGAGGAAGAGAAAGAAAAATCGATTTCCTGAGTAGCGGCGAGCGAAACGGAAACAGCCCAAACCTGAAGGCTTGCCTTCAGGGGTTGTAGGACATTCCATTGGAGTTACAAAGAAACGGAGTAGGTGAAGCATCTGGAAAGATGCGTCAAAGAGGGTAACAACCCCGTAGCCGAAACTTCGTTTCCTCCGGAGTGTATCCTGAGTACGGCGGGACACGTGAAACCCCGTCGGAATCCGGGAGGACCATCTCCCAAGGCTAAATACTCCCTAGTGACCGATAGTGAACCAGTACCGTGAGGGAAAGGTGAAAAGCACCCCGGAAGGGGAGTGAAAGAGATCCTGAAACCGTGTGCCTACAACTAGTCAGAGCCCATTAACGGGTGATGGCGTGCCTTTTGTAGAATGAACCGGCGAGTTACGATGTCGTGCAAGGTTAAGCTGATGAGGCGGAGCCGTAGCGAAAGCGAGTCTGAATAGGGCGAATTGAGTACGCCGTCGTAGACCCGAAACCGAGTGATCTACCCATGTCCAGGGTGAAGTTCAGGTAACACTGAATGGAGGCCCGAACCCACGCATGTTGAAAAATGCGGGGATGAGGTGTGGGTAGGGGTGAAATGCCAATCGAACTCGGAAATAGCTGGTTCTCCCCGAAATAGCTTTAGGGCTAGCCTCGAGGGAAGAGTCTTGGAGGTAGAGCACTGATTGGACGAGGGGTCCCCACAGGATTACCGAATTCAGTCAAACTCCGAATGCCAAGTACTTATCCTCGGGAGTCAGACTGCGAGTGCTAAGATCCGTAGTCAAGAGGGAAACAGCCCAGACCATCAGCTAAGGTCCCAAAGTATACGTTAAGTGGCAAAGGATGTGGAGTTGCCCAGACAACCAGGATGTTGGCTTAGAAGCAGCCACCATTTAAAGAGTGCGTAATAGCTCACTGGTCGAGTGACTCTGCGCCGAAAATGTAACGGGGCTAAACGTATCACCGAAGCTATGGATGAACACCTTAGGTGTTCGTGGTAGGGGAGCGTTCCAAGGACAGCGAAGCTAGATCGTGAGGACTAGTGGAGTGCTTGGAAGTGAGAATGCCGGTATGAGTAGCGAAAAGAGGGGTGAGAATCCCCTCCGTCGAAAGCCCAAGGTTTCCTGAGGAAGGCTCGTCCGCTCAGGGTCAGTCGGGACCTAAGCCGAGGCTGAAAAGCGTAGGCGATGGACAACAGGTTGATATTCCTGTACCACCTCTCCACCGTTTGAGTAATGGGGGGACGCAGAAAGGTAGGGTGAGCGCGCTGATGGATATGCGCGTCTAAGCTGTTAGGCTGGAAAGTAGGCAAATCCGCTTTCCGTTCGGCTGAGCAGTGATAGCGAGGGAAATTTAGTACCGAAGTCCCTGATCCTCCGCTGCCTAGAAAAGCCTCTAGCGAGGTGGAAGGTGCCCGTACCGCAAACCGACACAGGTAGGCGAGAAGAGAATTCTAAGACGCGCGGGAGAACTCTCGTTAAGGAACTCGGCAAAATGACCCCGTAACTTCGGGAGAAGGGGTGCTCTATTAGGGTGCAAGCCCGAGAGAGCCGCAGTGAAAAGATCCAAGCGACTGTTTAGCAAAAACACAGGTCTCTGCGAAGCCGCAAGGCGAAGTATAGGGGCTGACACCTGCCCGGTGCTGGAAGGTTAAGAGGAGGGGTTATCCTTCGGGAGAAGCTCTGAATTGAAGCCCCAGTAAACGGCGGCCGTAACTATAACGGTCCTAAGGTAGCGAAATTCCTTGTCGGGTAAGTTCCGACCCGCACGAATGGTGTAACGATTTGGATACTGTCTCAACGAGAGACCCGGTGAAATTATAGTACCTGTGAAGATGCAGGTTACCCGCGACAGGACGGAAAGACCCCATGGAGCTTTACTGTAGCCTGATAGTGGATGTTGGTATCGTTTGTACAGGATAGGTAGGAGCCTTTGAAACCGGAGCGCCAGCTTCGGTGGAGGCATTGGTGGGATACTACCCTGACGGTGCTGACATTCTAACCTCGACCCGTGATCCGGGTCAGGGACATTGTCAGGTGGGCAGTTTGACTGGGGCGGTCGCCTCCTAAACAGTAACGGAGGCGCCCAAAGGTTCCCTCAGAATGGTTGGAAATCATTCGAAGAGTGCAAAGGCATAAGGGAGCTTGACTGCGAGACCTACAAGTCGAGCAGGGACGAAAGTCGGGCTTAGTGATCCGGCGGTGCCGAATGGAAGGGCCGTCGCTCAACGGATAAAAGCTACCCTGGGGATAACAGGCTTATCTCCCCCAAGAGTCCATATCGACGGGGAGGTTTGGCACCTCGATGTCGGCTCGTCGCATCCTGGGGCTGAAGTAGGTCCCAAGGGTTGGGCTGTTCGCCCATTAAAGCGGCACGCGAGCTGGGTTCAGAACGTCGTGAGACAGTTCGGTCCCTATCCGTCGCGGGCGCAGGAAATTTGAGAGGAGCTGTCCTTAGTACGAGAGGACCGGGATGGACACACCGCTGGTGTACCAGTTGTTCCGCCAGGAGCATCGCTGGGTAGCTACGTGTGGACGGGATAAGTGCTGAAAGCATCTAAGCATGAAGCCCCCCTCAAGATGAGATTTCCCATAGCGTAAGCTAGTAAGACCCCTTAGAGATGATGAGGTTGATAGGTCTGGAGTGGAAGTGTGGCGACACATGGAGCGGACAGATACTAATCGGTCGAGGACTTATCCAATTTGGTGTATGACTGTGTGAGCACGATTTAGTTTTGAAGGAATCATATTCTTTCAAGTAGACAACAAACACGTAAGTGGTTGGCAGTCTAATAGTCCGGTGGCAATAGCGAAGAGGTCACACCCGTTCCCATGCCGAACACGGCCGTTAAGCTCTTCTGCGTCAATGGTAGTTGGGGGCTTCCCCCTGCGAGAGTAGAACGTTGCCGGGCTGTAATTTTAATAGTGGAGGATTAGCTCAGCTGGGAGAGCATCTGCCTTACAAGCAGAGGGTCGGCGGTTCGAGCCCGTCATCCTCCACCATTGAGCCGGCCTAGCTCAATTGGTAGAGCAACTGACTTGTAATCAGTAGGTTGGGGGTTCAAGTCCTCTGGCCGGCACTGTTTTAATTACATGTTATATATATGAGCCATTAGCTCAGTTGGTAGAGCATCTGACTTTTAATCAGAGGGTCGAAGGTTCGAATCCTTCATGGCTCACTTCTTAATTTTATATGCGGGTGTGGCGGAATTGGCAGACGCGCTAGATTTAGGATCTAGTGTCTTATGACGTGGGGGTTCAAGTCCCTTCACCCGCATCAATTAAGCTGCGGAAGTAGTTCAGTGGTAGAACACCACCTTGCCAAGGTGGGGGTCGCGAGTTCGAATCTCGTCTTCCGCTCCATAATTTGTTTTAGTGTGTCCGTACCTCTCGTGCCGGGGTGGTGGAATTGGCAGACACACAGGACTTAAAATCCTGCGGTAAGTGATTACCGTGCCGGTTCAAGTCCGGCCCTCGGCACCATAATATTATATGCGCCCGTAGCTCAACTGGATAGAGTACTTGACTACGAATCAAGCGGTTAGAGGTTCGAATCCTCTCGGGCGCGCCATTATAGATCGGGAAGTAGCTCAGCTTGGTAGAGCACTTGGTTTGGGACCAAGGGGTCGCAGGTTCAAATCCTGTCTTCCCGACCATCTTATTCTTTTGGGGCCTTAGCTCAGCTGGGAGAGCGCCTGCCTTGCACGCAGGAGGTCAGCGGTTCGATCCCGCTAGGCTCCACCAATATTTTTTAAAAAAAGTATTTGACAAACATTTAGCGGTTTGTTAAGATATGAAAGTCGCCAAATGAGCGGCAAACAAGTTCTTTGAAAACTGAACAAAAGCCAAGCGTACGAAGAGATACAAGATATCTCATAAGTATTAAAAAGTCGTAGCGTAAGCTACGCAATTGGAAAGTTGATGGTAACATCAACGCCAGCAGTTGAGCAATCAACTCACCACTTTTATGGAGAGTTTGATCCTGGCTCAGGACGAACGCTGGCGGCGTGCCTAATACATGCAAGTCGAGCGGACGTTTTTGAAGCTTGCTTCAAAAACGTTAGCGGCGGACGGGTGAGTAACACGTGGGCAACCTACCTTATCGACTGGGATAACTCCGGGAAACCGGGGCTAATACCGGATAACATCTAGCACCTCCTGGTGCTGGATTAAAAGAGGGCTTCTTGCTCTCACGATGAGATGGGCCCGCGGCGCATTAGCTAGTTGGAGAGGTAACGGCTCCCCAAGGCGACGATGCGTAGCCGACCTGAGAGGGTGATCGGCCACACTGGGACTGAGACACGGCCCAGACTCCTACGGGAGGCAGCAGTAGGGAATCTTCCGCAATGGACGAAAGTCTGACGGAGCAACGCCGCGTGAGTGATGAAGGGTTTCGGCTCGTAAAGCTCTGTTATGAGGGAAGAACACGTACCGTTCGAATAGGGCGGTACCTTGACGGTACCTCATCAGAAAGCCACGGCTAACTACGTGCCAGCAGCCGCGGTAATACGTAGGTGGCAAGCGTTGTCCGGAATTATTGGGCGTAAAGCGCGCGCAGGCGGCCTTTTAAGTCTGATGTGAAATCTTGCGGCTCAACCGCAAGCGGCCATTGGAAACTGGGAGGCTTGAGTACAGAAGAGGAGAGTGGAATTCCACGTGTAGCGGTGAAATGCGTAGATATGTGGAGGAACACCAGTGGCGAAGGCGACTCTCTGGTCTGTAACTGACGCTGAGGCGCGAAAGCGTGGGGAGCAAACAGGATTAGATACCCTGGTAGTCCACGCCGTAAACGATGAGTGCTAGGTGTTAGGGGTTTCGATGCCCGTAGTGCCGAAGTTAACACATTAAGCACTCCGCCTGGGGAGTACGGCCGCAAGGCTGAAACTCAAAGGAATTGACGGGGGCCCGCACAAGCAGTGGAGCATGTGGTTTAATTCGAAGCAACGCGAAGAACCTTACCAGGTCTTGACATCCTTTGACCACTCTGGAGACAGAGCTTCCCCTTCGGGGGCAAAGTGACAGGTGGTGCATGGTTGTCGTCAGCTCGTGTCGTGAGATGTTGGGTTAAGTCCCGCAACGAGCGCAACCCTTGACCTTAGTTGCCAGCATTCAGTTGGGCACTCTAAGGTGACTGCCGGTGACAAACCGGAGGAAGGTGGGGATGACGTCAAATCATCATGCCCCTTATGACCTGGGCTACACACGTGCTACAATGGATGGTACAAAGGGTTGCGAAGCCGCGAGGTGAAGCCAATCCCATAAAGCCATTCTCAGTTCGGATTGTAGGCTGCAACTCGCCTGCATGAAGCTGGAATTGCTAGTAATCGCGGATCAGCATGCCGCGGTGAATACGTTCCCGGGCCTTGTACACACCGCCCGTCACACCACGAGAGTTTGTAACACCCGAAGTCGGTGAGGTAACCTTTTGGAGCCAGCCGCCGAAGGTGGGACAGATGATTGGGGTGAAGTCGTAACAAGGTAGCCGTATCGGAAGGTGCGGCTGGATCACCTCCTTTCTAGGGAGTTTTACTTCTAGTCGATCACACAGTTTATCTGATGTGAATACGCTTTGGCTTTTGTTCGGTTTTGAATGAACTTATTCATTCAAACGAAGACCGACTTTCTGTCGGCATGGTTCTTTGAAAACTAAATCGTGCAATGCAAAACACACACAACGCAATCATCGTTAGATGAAAGCGAGTCTATATACACCATACTTGA comes from the Alkalihalobacillus sp. FSL W8-0930 genome and includes:
- the folB gene encoding dihydroneopterin aldolase: MDKIRLNRMKFYGYHGVFAEEQKLGQRFQVDLTLELDLSEAASTDDLTKSIDYGDVYARVQKIIEGEPKQLLEAVADSITKELFSAYPILNQCTVVLIKPDPPIPGHYDSVSIEMTRVRAGNA
- a CDS encoding helix-turn-helix transcriptional regulator, giving the protein METLNWGRRIRAFRKLKGYTQESFAKEIGVSVSVLGEIERDTRSPDEQLIGHIASILGISIEELRP
- the lysS gene encoding lysine--tRNA ligase produces the protein MSEELELHDLLAVRRDKLKQLEEQGIDAFGHKFERTHSSVQMTEEFDEFSKDELSEKDAPAVLAGRVMTKRGKGKAGFAHIQDLTGQIQIYVRKDAIGEDQYALFNSLDIGDIVGVSGTAFKTNVGELSLKVTDLKLLSKSLRPLPDKFHGLKDVEQRYRQRYVDLIVTPDVRDTFIVRSRILQSMRRYLDDQGYLEVETPMMHSIAGGASAKPFITHHNTLDMTLYMRIAIELHLKRLIVGGLEKVYEIGRVFRNEGVSTRHNPEFTMIELYEAYADYKDIMALTENLVAHIAKEVLGSTVIQYGDYEVDLTPEWRRVHMVDAIKEQTGVDFWKQMTDEEARELAKEHNVPVKETMSYGHVVNEFFEHFVEETLIQPTFIYGHPLAISPLAKKNPEDERFTDRFELFIVGREHANAFTELNDPIDQRARFEQQLVEREQGDDEAHMMDDDFIEALEYGMPPTGGLGIGIDRLVMLLTNSPSIRDVLLFPQMRNKE
- the folK gene encoding 2-amino-4-hydroxy-6-hydroxymethyldihydropteridine diphosphokinase; its protein translation is MPNVYISLGSNMESRIGYLEKAISKLRLMKDSEVTAVSSIYETDPVGYVDQPSFLNLVVCLNTTLSPIELLAETQQIENQLGRKREIRWGPRTIDLDILLYDQENMKMESLTLPHPRMWQRSFVIIPLLELAPDLSFDLQGVTLKEVYNQLQDKEGVRMWKP